The Canis lupus familiaris isolate Mischka breed German Shepherd chromosome X, alternate assembly UU_Cfam_GSD_1.0, whole genome shotgun sequence genome has a segment encoding these proteins:
- the LOC100682826 gene encoding melanoma-associated antigen 10-like: MPRSLKPLRLTFEPDFQTPHEIQDLAVACVLTAEEEEDETTSVSSCSFTFSYPSTSFSPPSSPMIPASSEEEENPAATLSPPQSPQSSCSFSASCSTSNGVCNSQEQGSSSPQTSKDAEYSPRDPLDESVADLVHYLILKYRLKESVTEAEMVKVVAERYKTQFSVIFRKATKCLEVISGIDMKELNPTTHSYILVNSLDFSHEEMLSDNQSMPKNGLLIIILGVIFMGGNRALEKDIWDFLNIMGVYAGREHFLYGEPRKLITRDWVQENYLEYRQTPNRDPPCYEFLWGPRAHAETSKIKVLEFLAKIKGIDSISFSHWYEKALKDEKEKAQDRVGVVDNTSAVNIA, from the coding sequence ATGCCTCGCTCTTTAAAGCCTCTGCGCCTCACATTTGAGCCAGACTTTCAGACCCCACATGAAATACAAGACCTGGCAGTAGCATGTGTTCTCAcagctgaggaggaggaagacgagACTACTTCGGTTTCCTCTTGCTCTTTCACCTTCTCCTacccctccacctccttctccccGCCTTCCTCTCCTATGATCCCAGCCtcttcagaggaggaagagaacccTGCTGCAACACTGAGTCCTCCTCAGAGTCCTCAGagctcctgctccttctctgcaTCGTGCAGCACATCAAATGGAGTCTGCAACAGCCAAGAGCAGGGTTCAAGTTCCCCACAGACCTCAAAAGATGCTGAATATTCTCCCAGAGATCCGCTAGATGAGTCAGTGGCTGATTTGGTGCATTATTTGATCCTCAAGTATCGATTGAAGGAGTCCGTCACAGAGGCAGAAATGGTGAAGGTTGTCGCCGAAAGGTACAAGACACAATTCTCTGTGATCTTTAGGAAAGCTACCAAGTGCTTGGAAGTGATCTCTGGCATTGATATGAAGGAACTGAACCCCACCACTCACTCCTATATCCTTGTCAATTCACTAGATTTCAGTCATGAGGAGATGCTTAGCGACAACCAGAGTATGCCTAAAAACGGTCTCCTGATAATCATCTTGGGTGTGATCTTCATGGGGGGCAATCGTGCCCTTGAGAAAGACATCTgggattttctaaatataatggGAGTGTATGCTGGGAGGGAGCATTTCCTTTATGGGGAGCCCAGGAAGCTCATCACCAGAGATTGGGTGCAGGAAAATTACCTGGAGTATCGGCAGACGCCTAACAGGGATCCTCCATGCTATGAATTCCTGTGGGGTCCCAGGGCTCATGCTGAAACCAGTAAGATTAAAGTTCTAGAGTTTTTGGCTAAGATCAAAGGGATTGACTCCATTTCCTTCTCACACTGGTATGAGAAGGctttaaaagatgagaaagagaaggCCCAGGACAGAGTTGGTGTTGTGGATAATACTTCTGCCGTAAACATTGCATAG